In the Bacteroidota bacterium genome, GTTTTTTATACATAATTTATTGCTTCAAAAGTAACTTTCCAACTTAAGCATTATAGTATAACAATCTTCTTTCTATTGACCCCGTTCCCCCCTCAATTGCTGATGATGCATTAATTGGTATAGAAAATATCTGGGGAAGTAAGGGTGTATCGTACAGAAACAATGGAGCGGGTGGACCTATATTTAGTTCACCTCTTGCACTGATGTTCGGTATGAATAATCAAGTACTTCCTGTTGAGCAAATTGAATCAGGCTTGGTTAGCGAATACAAGTTAGCGCAAACCTATCCCAATCCTTTCAACCCAACGACAATTATCAATTATCAATTGCCAATCGGGAGTTTGGTAACATTAAAAATATACGATGTTCTCGGTCGTGAACTGACTACACTAGTGAACGGTTTCGA is a window encoding:
- a CDS encoding T9SS type A sorting domain-containing protein, whose protein sequence is MNNQVLPVEQIESGLVSEYKLAQTYPNPFNPTTIINYQLPIGSLVTLKIYDVLGRELTTLVNGFEEAGYKSVEFDASNFPSGVYFYRIQSGSFSETKKLILMR